The sequence CTAATGGGTGGAaccattgaaaacattggagAGAGAGAATTTGGAAGAGTTGGGATGAGTTGGTAAATAACCAACTCAAccccaccaacatttaaaattgGTTGTGTTGGTAAAAAAtatcaactcaacccaactctcCTTGGTTATCAAACACCCCCTCAATAAACATgataaaaacaatttaattatattttgtgATTCTAACCAATTGGTCAATCAATGAAATTCCATtacaattgttttaatttttattagagATCAGTAAACATGTCCTAATTTCAGTACCCAGGTAATAGTCTGATTCTCTTTcgttctttgttttttttttttcccacttcTTGTTTGGTTCCATACTTAGAAAGTCCTTTTACGATGGTTCTCGGTCGTTTTCTTCACATCCTAAAATATGAGCATATTTTCCAAACCGGCCATTGCCAGTCACAGCCTTGGAGTTGATAAACAAAGAGCTCTTTTTCGGTTTCCCATGTCCTATGGGGTCTAATAACTAACCATCCAATAGGTGATTCAGTAGTCAATTAAGATATATTATCCCAAACATAGAAGTAGGAATTCACATATTCGACCCGTTGTAAGAGATGATatagaaaagtttcggctactGAGTAATCAGTGGTAAATCTGAAAATTGTGGAAAAGCAAGTAATGGCATGTCCTGTAATTTGATAGATAATGACATGAAACGAAAACTGAAATATGTACCAAGCATGTGATATCTATAGATAGAATAACTCAATAATTTACTGCAATTGTTTGAACAAGGTGTACCCAACCAACTGCTTCCTAAAATGTAATACATATGATCACAGAGTTAAATCTATTCTAGAATCTAATTTTAAGGATGAATTATAATCCTCTTAAATGGTACAACAAATGTTAACCCTAATGGTAAAGTAGAACCTAAAGAGAGATGTCGCAACTTATGGACAAAAGACCAAACAGATCCTAAACAGAGACTAATATTCCATCCTTACCAGGGCATTAGAGACTTCGGTTAATCCGGACTGCATCCAGTCCTTGGAACATATCATTGCTTCTACGGTCTCGGGACGCAACGAACTGCGATATTGatccattttctttcttctggTAATAAATATGGAGTCGGGAGGTAGTGTAGAAACTGGAATAGACAAGATATCACGAGCCATCTTTGAAAGAGTAGggtacttgaacttgttcaatTTCCACCATCCCAATAGATCAAAGTCTTGTACACGAGGTAACAAAGAATCTTCCAAATACCGGTCAAGTTCCGACTTCATTTGTTGGCTGGTGGTCTCCATAATGTAGACATCAAAATCTGTAAATCCGTTGTCAGAAAGAAGATTTCCCTGAGAATCCTCTCCCTTCATGTTACCATCAACATTTCCATCTTCAGCATAGGTTGGGGTTAAGGGTAGAGGCAGCGCCACATATTCATCAAAGAGTTCATGAATTCCATCATCAACGACCTTAATGTATGCAGGAGCTTCTTCACCATAGACTTTGGTGAAACTAAACTCAACAAGTTTCATCTTGAACCGTGGATCCATCACGACAGCAGCTGCCAAGACTATGCTGCAATCATTCCAATATTTATCAAACTTTTCTAGCATCATTTTACTAAGGCTGCTTATGAAGGGATCCTCGCTTGTAATTGCTCGAGCCAGTTCTGAATGAATTCTCCACACTTCGTGAAAGACAGTAATGGCAGATGGGTGAGTCGTGGTGGTAAGGATGTTTGCTGCATCAAAAAGAAGTTTCAGGTATGTGCAGAGAATCTCAACCAACTTCCAATCTTCCAATGACGGAGCTTCCCTGTAATCAGGATCAGAGGTGTCCAAACAGGAAAATACTTCTTTCATCTCAGAGGCAGCCACCAGCATATGATAAGTTGTATTCCATTGCATTTGATCATCAAGAAAGAGGTTTCTCTCACTAGGCACTTGAAGTTGTCGCTTAAGCTCTAAAAACTTTTCCTCGTGAGAATCGGAAGTCGTCACATATTTCACACTGTCCCGAATTTTCCTTATTGTATTTTCTCCTGCATCTAATACATCTTTTGCAATGTCACTTAAAGTCCAAGCAATACAACTTCCAACTAAAAACTGACCATTGAGAATAAGGGGGTTTTTTATGGCAAGTAGGGGCCTGAGATTGTCAAGGGCGGCTTCATTCTGTCTTTGATTAAACGTAAGAGAGAATAACTTCCCTTCTAATCTCCAATCAGAGAGACACACAGCAACAGCATGACTAAGTGCATTAGGTGATTCTGGATATGGTTCCATTACAACATTCAAAACACGTCTGTGCAACTTCCACTCACTGTCAATAAAACTACCCATAATAAACACATAACCTACTGATCGACTGGAACTCCACATGTCAAGGGTAAGGCATATACGACCCGGAATGGCTTCTATAAACTTGCTTAGATTTTGCTTCTCCATTAAATAAGTTCCAACACAATCCCCTTGAACAGTGTTGAAGCTCACCATGTTGAATCGAGGCTGAAGGTTCTTGACAAATGATATAAATCCAGGATGCTCAACCATGTGAAGTGGATAGTCATGCATGATAACCATTCGGGCAATGTCTTGACGGCAACGATCCTGATCAAACACAACATAAGGTGAACTAGAAGTTCTATACCGTCTTTTTGGTGGATCACTGACAGTACCTCTTGAAGGTGGTGTATATGTAGCCACCAACTGATTCTTGTCCTGACCACGCAAAAGTGCGGAGCAAGTTCCTTTGGCAATGTGCCGCTTCAGATGGCTGGTGCCAGCAACTTTTGATCCCGTACTATACGCAAAACTTTGTTTACATTGCTTACAGTATGCCCGTCTGCAATCAGCACTTACGGATTCTA comes from Benincasa hispida cultivar B227 chromosome 2, ASM972705v1, whole genome shotgun sequence and encodes:
- the LOC120071132 gene encoding zinc finger BED domain-containing protein DAYSLEEPER-like isoform X2; this encodes MATPDGENMESSGKEIMVIHHDEDHNLTTPNGENMVAREDELMETPDTGKLGSPDGHNELALVEVQPNKRRKKKSIVWEHFTIESVSADCRRAYCKQCKQSFAYSTGSKVAGTSHLKRHIAKGTCSALLRGQDKNQLVATYTPPSRGTVSDPPKRRYRTSSSPYVVFDQDRCRQDIARMVIMHDYPLHMVEHPGFISFVKNLQPRFNMVSFNTVQGDCVGTYLMEKQNLSKFIEAIPGRICLTLDMWSSSRSVGYVFIMGSFIDSEWKLHRRVLNVVMEPYPESPNALSHAVAVCLSDWRLEGKLFSLTFNQRQNEAALDNLRPLLAIKNPLILNGQFLVGSCIAWTLSDIAKDVLDAGENTIRKIRDSVKYVTTSDSHEEKFLELKRQLQVPSERNLFLDDQMQWNTTYHMLVAASEMKEVFSCLDTSDPDYREAPSLEDWKLVEILCTYLKLLFDAANILTTTTHPSAITVFHEVWRIHSELARAITSEDPFISSLSKMMLEKFDKYWNDCSIVLAAAVVMDPRFKMKLVEFSFTKVYGEEAPAYIKVVDDGIHELFDEYVALPLPLTPTYAEDGNVDGNMKGEDSQGNLLSDNGFTDFDVYIMETTSQQMKSELDRYLEDSLLPRVQDFDLLGWWKLNKFKYPTLSKMARDILSIPVSTLPPDSIFITRRKKMDQYRSSLRPETVEAMICSKDWMQSGLTEVSNALVRMEY
- the LOC120071132 gene encoding zinc finger BED domain-containing protein DAYSLEEPER-like isoform X1, with the translated sequence MRMETDLLRFPFLSGFGKMEIIFPDEMATPDGENMESSGKEIMVIHHDEDHNLTTPNGENMVAREDELMETPDTGKLGSPDGHNELALVEVQPNKRRKKKSIVWEHFTIESVSADCRRAYCKQCKQSFAYSTGSKVAGTSHLKRHIAKGTCSALLRGQDKNQLVATYTPPSRGTVSDPPKRRYRTSSSPYVVFDQDRCRQDIARMVIMHDYPLHMVEHPGFISFVKNLQPRFNMVSFNTVQGDCVGTYLMEKQNLSKFIEAIPGRICLTLDMWSSSRSVGYVFIMGSFIDSEWKLHRRVLNVVMEPYPESPNALSHAVAVCLSDWRLEGKLFSLTFNQRQNEAALDNLRPLLAIKNPLILNGQFLVGSCIAWTLSDIAKDVLDAGENTIRKIRDSVKYVTTSDSHEEKFLELKRQLQVPSERNLFLDDQMQWNTTYHMLVAASEMKEVFSCLDTSDPDYREAPSLEDWKLVEILCTYLKLLFDAANILTTTTHPSAITVFHEVWRIHSELARAITSEDPFISSLSKMMLEKFDKYWNDCSIVLAAAVVMDPRFKMKLVEFSFTKVYGEEAPAYIKVVDDGIHELFDEYVALPLPLTPTYAEDGNVDGNMKGEDSQGNLLSDNGFTDFDVYIMETTSQQMKSELDRYLEDSLLPRVQDFDLLGWWKLNKFKYPTLSKMARDILSIPVSTLPPDSIFITRRKKMDQYRSSLRPETVEAMICSKDWMQSGLTEVSNALVRMEY